From Rhodopseudomonas palustris:
CGACCGATGAATATTCGCCCTCGGTGTTCTCGCGCACCACCCAGAAATCGATGTCGCCCGGCTTGCGTCCGGCGAGCGGCGACGGCACGCCCGGCATCAGCCGGACCGGGCGCAGATTGACGTATTGATCGAACTCGCGGCGGAATTTGATCAGCGATCCCCACAGCGAGATGTGATCCGGGATCTTCTGTGGCCAGCCCACCGCCCCGAAGAAGATCGCATCGTGGCTGCCGATCTTGTCCTTCCAGTCGTCCGGCATCATCTGGCCGTGCTTGGCGTAGTAGTCGTAGCTGGCGAAGTCGAAATGATCGAATCTCAGCTTGACGCGATGCTTCTTCGCGGCGGCTTCGAGCGCACGCAGCCCTTCCGGCATCACCTCCTTGCCGATTCCGTCGCCGGGGATGACCGCGATCCGGTATTCGTCCTTCTTCTTCATGTTCTGGTCCATCGCGTGAGTGCGCCGATCTCGAAAGCCGAGCAGAGCACAAGCATGTGGACCAAACGCCGCCGGCGATCAACGCTGCACCGCACACATCCACCCCTGCGAGCGCTGACCCGGCGCTTGCGCAGATCAGCCATGACGCCATCGATGGCCACGTCGTAACGTGCTGCTGCAACGGGCCCCGGCTCGCCGCGAGCGCCATCGCCGCGGCGGCACAAGGTCGCGTTTTGATCCAGCGCAAGCGCATCGCCCGACGGCGCGGCGTATCAGAACACAAAAGCCGCCAATCTGGAGACGAAGGCCATGGACAAGCTCGCACCGCCCGCCAACGAGCCGATGCTGGGTCTTCCATCGCTATCGCATGTCCGCCCCGATTTCATCTGGGGCGCGTCGACGGCGAGCTTTCAGATCGAGGGCGCGGCCAATGAGGATGGACGCGGTCAAAGCGTCTGGGACACCTATTGCCGCACCGGACAGGTCGCCAACAACGACACCGGCGACGTCGCCTGCGACCACTATCATCGCTACAAGGAAGACGTCGCACTGATGAAGGCGCTCGGCCTGCAGGCCTATCGCTTCTCGGTGGCGTGGCCACGCGTGCTGCCGCAAGGCACCGGCGCGGTGAACGAAGCCGGCCTCGCCTTCTACGACCGGCTGATCGACGAACTCGAGGCCGCCGGAATCGAGCCGTGGCTGTGCCTCTATCACTGGGATCTGCCGCAGGCGCTCGAAGATCGCGGCGGCTGGCTCAATCGCGACATCGTCGACTGGTTCGCCGACTACGCCCGACTGATCGGCCAACGCTACGGCCGGCGCGTCAAGCGGTTCGTGACCTTCAACGAGCCCGGCATCTTCAGCCTGTTCGCCCGCTCCTTCGGCGCCCGCGACCGCAGCGCCGACGACAAGCTGCATCGCTGGATCCACCACGTCAATCTCGCCCACGGTGCGGCAGTCGACGTGCTGCGCCAGACCGTCGCGAACGCCGAGATCGGGCTGGTCACCAACTATCAGCCGATCTATCCGTCGACCGACAAGCCCGAGGACATCGCGGAAGCCGCGCTGATCGGCGATTACTGGAACCGGGCCTTCGCCGATCCGCAATATCTCGGCGAATATCCCTCGCTGATCCGCGACGCCATCGCACCGCACGTCCGGCCCGGCGACATGGAGCGGATTCACCGCCCGCTCGACTGGTTCGGGCTGAACCATTACAGCCCGGTCTACATCAACTCCGATCCCAATGCGATCATCGGTCTCGGCTGGGGCGCCAAGCCCGATGACATCCCGCGCACGCCGATCGACTGGACGATCGAGCCCGACGCCTTCCGCGACACCTTGATCGAAGTCAGCCGCCGCTACGGCAAGCCGGTCTACGTCACCGAGAACGGCTATGGCAGCAACATCGAAAAGCCCGACGATAAAGGCGCGGTGATCGATCCCGGCCGCATCGCCTTTCTGCGCGACTACATCTCCGGCCTCGACGCGGCGATCGCAGCGGGCGCCGATGTGCGCGGCTATTTCGTCTGGTCGCTGCTCGACAATTTCGAATGGGAGTCGGGCTACGGCGTTCGCTTCGGCCTGATCTTCATCGACTACGCGACGCAGCGGCGAATTCCGAAATCATCGTTCCGCTGGTACGCCGACGTCATTCGCCAGGCCCGCGGCGGAACGACAACTTAAGCGCCGCCGTCAGCGCGGCAACGGCTCGGCTGCTTCCACCGACGCGGGGCTATCATCCGGCATTCTGTCGATCGCGGCCAGCAGCGCCGCGACGCGGTTGGCCGACGAGCGCCAGTCCGCCAGCCGCTGATAGTTGTCGACCAGCCAGTTCACCGCGCCCTGCACGGTGACGAAAGCGGCCGCGCTCTGCGTCACCTCGCCGAGCGACATCGCGCCGCTGAGATACTTCGGAAAGCACAGGAAATACGCCACCACAGGCGCGAACAGGAAGTTGCCGTGCGACACCAGCGTCATGTCGACCAGTTGCCAGCATAGATCGCGCCACGACCGCAGCACCGCCTGGAGGCGTCGCTCGAGCCTTTCCATCCAACCCGCTTCGTCCGCCTCGGTCGCCGGCTGGCAGCCGCGCAGCACCTCGGCGGCGGCGCGAAATTCGGCCTCGTTCTGGTTGCGCTGCTCGCTGATGCTGGTCATCCGGCGTCCGAACCACAGCATCAGCGCGGTCATCAGTGTCGAATAGGCGATCACGCCGAGCACCAGATAGCCGGGGATTTCCAGACGGGAGCCGAACGGACTGACGACGATGCTGCCGCCGACGCTCCACAACACGCTGAAGAACGTCAGCGCCGTCAGCACCGAGGACAGGAAGGCGAGGATCAGGTCGACCGGCGCATCGGTGGCGACGCGGACGTCCTCCGCTAGGCGATATTCGGGATTCTCGGCGCCATGATCATGGCCGTTCATCGGCTCGTCGTGGCGCTTGAGCGACCATTTTGCCAGGATGGAACGGGTCATGGATTCGCGCCAATGGCGCTGCCCGGTCATCCGCGCCCACACCGAGGTCGCGGCCAGGCAAATGCTGGTACAGGCCAAGGCCAGAAACACGAAAGTTTGAGTCCAGAGCTCGGCCCCGTCGCGCCGCTCCAGCGCGTCGAAGAAGTGCCGATTCCACAGGTTGAGATAGAATTGCATGGTCAGTTGCGCCAGGACGACGGTGATCAGCAAGGCGATCAGGCCGGTCACCCGGGGCGTGCCGCTGAGCCAGAACCGGTGCGACAATTGCCAGAACCCGGACAGGTTGTGGCCGTTCGAGTCGTTATGTGAGAAGAGACCCATGGCGCGATATAAGGCCCGAACCGGTGACTTGAAAAGCAGGCCGGGCTACCCAATGCGTCGTAGTCGGATGGCGCCACGCGCCCGCCCTGCCTTGCACCCGCATGGCCGGCCGATCAAGTCAGGAGAGACAACAGGATGGCGGCACACCACGAGTTGATTCAGGCGACGGCCTGCAGGATCGTCGACCAGCTCCGAAGCGGCGAGGTCACGCCGCTCGATCTGCTCGACGCGCTGGAGCAGCGGATCTCCGAGGTCGACGGCGCCGTCAACGCGCTGCCGACGCTGTGCTTCGATCGCGCCCGCGCCCGTGCCGCCGAGCTGATGAAGAAGCCGCAATCCGAGCGCGGCGTGCTCGCCGGCCTGCCGGTGCCGATCAAGGACCTCACCGCGGTCGAAGGCGTGCTGACGACCCAGGGGTCGCCGATCTTCAAGGACCACGTTCCGACCCGCTCCGACCTGATGGTCGAGCACCTCGAAGCCAGTGGCGGCGTGGTCTACGCCAAATCCAACACGCCGGAATTCGGCGCCGGCGCCAATACCTTCAACGAGGTGTTCGGGGCGACGCGCAATCCGTGGGATCTGTCGCGCTCGGCCGCCGGCTCGTCCGGCGGCGCAGCCGCTGCGCTCGCGAGCGGCACCGCGTGGCTCGCGCACGGCTCGGACATGGGCGGCTCGCTGCGCAACCCGGCGAGCTTCTGCGGCGTGGTCGGCCTGCGGCCGAGCTTCGGCCGAGTCGCACATACGCCGGCGGCGAAGATCGACCGCAATCTCGGCGTACAGGGCCCGATGGCGCGCAATGTCGAGGACGTCGCGCTGCTGCTCGACGCGATGAGCGGCGAACACGCCGCCGATCCGCTGTCGCTGCCCGCGCCGGCCTCGTCGTTCCTCGCCGCGGCGCGGTCGCGCGCCAAGCCGCTGCGCGTGGCCTTCTCGCCCGATCTCGGCATCACGCCGGTCGATCCGGAAGTCGCCGCGATCACCCGCAAGGCGGCCGAACGCTTCGCCGAGGCCGGCGTGATCGTCGAACAGGCCCAGCCCGATCTCTCCGAGGCGCACGAGTGCTTCCACGTGCTGCGCGCCTTCGACTTCGCGATCAGCAAGGCCGAGTTGCTACGCACCAAACGCGATCTGCTGAAGCCCGAGGTAATCTGGAACATCGAGCAGGGCCTCGCACTCGGCGTCGACGATCTGGCCAAGGCCGAAGCCCAACGCGTGGCGATGGCGGCGCGCACCGTCGCGTTCTTCGAGACCTACGATCTGCTGCTGTGCCCGGCGACGATCACCGCGCCGTTCCCGGTCGAGCAGCGCTACCTCGCCGAATGCAACGGCCACAAATTCGACAACTACGTCGAATGGCTCGGCATCGTCTATGCGATCACGCTGGTGTGCTGCCCGGCGCTGTCGCTGCCCTGCGGCTTCACGTCGACCGGCCTGCCGGTCGGACTGCAGATGATCGCGCGGCCGCGCAACGAGGCCGGCTTGCTCGCCGGCGCCGCGGTGCTCGAAGACGTTCTCGGCCTGCGCGGCAGCACGCCGATCGATCCGCGGCCGGCTCCCGCGAGCCTCTGAGCCGTCCACAGGACACTGGCGGACGTGACGCGCTGTGCTAGTCTTCGCGCGTCACGTCACCCATAGATCCGCCGCCAAGGCGGACGACGAGGAAACGCCGCATGTCCGAAATACTCACCATCCATGTCGATCAGGACAAGTGCCAGGGCCATGCGCGCTGCAAGGCGCTGGCGCCCGAATTGTTCGATCTCGACGACTACGGCAACGCTCACGAGAAAGGCGACGGCGTCGTGCCCGCCGACCTGATCGACAAGGCGTGGCTCGCCAAGTCCAACTGCCCGGAAAACGCGATCGACATCACAGAAGACTGACCTCGTTCATTCAAGTCGCGGCGCAGACCGTGACGCCAACGATAGCCGGAGGGAGAACGCGCAATGACCGAGCGAGCGCCTGTGACCGATTGGGCCAGCGACTTCGACCACACCGACCCGCGCTGGACCGAGAACCCCTATCCGATCTGGGACGAACTACGTGCGGCGAGCCCGGTCGTTCACACCGACCGCTTCCTGGGCGTCTATATGCCGACCACCTTCGCGGCGGTGAAGGAGATCTCCTACGACACCGATCATTTCTCGTCGCGCCGCATCATCGTCCGCAACAGCCGGCCCGAGCCGGTGCAGTCGTCACCGCCGATCACGTCCGACCCGCCGGAACACAAGCCGGCCAAGCGCCTGCTGCTGCCGCCGTTCACGCCCGACGCGGTCGCCAGGCTCGAGCCGCGGGTTCGCTCGATCTGCAACGAACTGATCGACGGCTTCATCGCGGATGGCCGCTGCGACGCCGCGAAGGCCTACAACAAGCACATCCCGGTCAAGACGATCTGCCATATGCTCGGCATTCCGGAGACCGACAGCGACCAGTTCATCCAGTGGATTCACGAAATCCTCGAACTCGGCATCCACGACGACGCGACGCTGATGAAGGCGCTGCAGGAAATGAGCGTGTACTTCGCCGGACACATCGCGGCGCGCAAGAACAAGCCGAGCGACGACCTGATCACCACGCTGATGAATGCGCGCGACGCCGACGGTCGGCCGCTGTCCGACATCCATGTGCTCGGTTCGCTGCGGCTGCTGCTGATCGCCGGCATCGACACGACTTGGAGCGCGATCGGCGCAGCGCTGTGGCATCTGGCGGCGCATCCGGAGGATCGCGCGCGGCTGATCGCCGAGCCGGAACTGATGCCGACCGCGATCGAGGAATTCCTCCGCGCCTATGCGCCGGTGACGATGGCGCGCGAGGTGATGAAGGAGACCACGATCGCCGGCTGCCCGGTCAAGCCCGGCAACATGGTGTTGCTGTCGTTCCCCGCCGCCAACCGTGATCCCGACGTCTTCCCCGAGGCCGATCGGGTCAAGATCGACCGCAAGGAAAACCCGCATGTCGCGTTCGGGCTCGGCATCCATCGCTGCGTCGGCTCCAACCTGGCGCGAATGGAGATGACGGTTGCGATCGAGCAATGGCTGAAGCGGATTCCGGAATTCACGCTCGATCCGACCGAGCCGGTGCGGTGGTCGGAGGGGACGGTGCGGGGGCCCCGGCAACTCCCGCTGCTGTTCGGTCGACCGGACCGATCGGCGTGATATAGAACACCGTGGCGTCGGCGCAAGTTGCGCCGGCGATCGAAGCGGGAGCACGCCATGCCGATCGAACGCTTTGAATTCCCCGGCAGCGGCGGACATCGGCTCGCGGCGGCGCTCGAACTGCCGGGCTCGACGCCGCTCGCCTTCGCGCTGTTTGCGCATTGCTTCACCTGCGGCAAGGACAATCTCGCCGCGCGGCGGATCGCGGCCGGGCTGGCGGCGCGCGGCATCGCGGTGCTGCGGTTCGACTTCACCGGGCTCGGCGCCAGCGAGGGCGACTTCGCCAATGCGACGTTCTCCTCCAACGTCGCCGATCTGGTTCTCGCCGCCGATCATCTGCGCGAGGTTCATCGGGCGCCGTCGCTGCTGATCGGCCACAGTCTCGGCGGCGCAGCCGTGCTGGCGGCCGCGGCGCAGATCCCCGAAGCGAAGGCGATCGCGACCATCGCCGCGCCGTCGGATCCGTCGCATGTCGCCGGCCTGTTCGCCGAGCATGTCGACGCGATCCGCGAACAGGGCAGCGTCGAGGTCTCGCTCGCCGGCCGGCCGTTCACCATCAGGCGCGAATTCCTCGACGACGCCGGCGAACACAATCTGATGGCGCAGGTGACCAAGCTGCGCAAGGCGCTGCTGGTGATGCACGCGCCGACGGACGCCACCGTCAATATCGACAACGCCACGAGGATATTTCTGGCTGCGCGGCATCCCAAGAGCTTCGTCTCGCTCGACCATGCCGATCATCTCCTGAGCAACCGCCGCGATGCGAACTACGCGGCCGACGTGATCGCCGCCTGGGCGGAGCGCTATCTCGACGCCCCGCCTCCCGCCGCCACCACGGGCGCGCCGGAAGTGCCGCGCACCGTGATCGTGCAGGAAACCGGCGAAGGCAAATTCCAGCAGCGGATCAGCGTCGGCCCGCATCAATTGCTCGCCGACGAACCGGTCGCGGTCGGCGGCGCGGATTCCGGACTCGGTCCCTACGATCTGCTGCTGTCGGCGCTCGGCGCCTGCACCTCGATGACGATGCGGCTCTATGCCGAACGCAAGAAACTGCCGCTCGATCGCGTCACCGTGACGCTGAACCATGCCAAGATCCACGCCGAGGATTGCGCCGAGTGCCAGACCAAGGTCGGCCTGCTCGACAGGATCGAGCGCGTGATCGCGATCGACGGCGACCTCGACGCCGAGCAGCGCGCCAGGCTGATCGAGATCGCCGATAAATGCCCGGTGCACCGCACGCTGACGTCGGAAGTGAAGATCGTGACGCGGACGGCGGAGTGAGCGGAGACCATGTTGCGCAGCGACGCGCTTGTGTCAGGATGCTGCGGATCCAATACGAACACTCTGGAATACTGGGTCGCCCGATCAAGTCGGGCGATGAGAGTGAGGCGCGGTCCGCCAATAACGCATTGTCATTGCCGGGCTCGACCCGGCAATCCATCCTCTTCGCAAGAACTGTACGACAGCGCGCTGCGCGCGCGATGGATCCGCGGGTCAAGCCCGCGGATGACGGTTGGCACTCGAGCGGCTTCGTTGCCTCTCCATGGTCTCCGATTCAATTGTCAAACAGCCACGGCGATTTGGTCTCGCGGCGCCGGAGCGTCCGAGATTTGCACCCGTCGCTTCGCAGCGAGGGGTGGGGGCGCGCCGCGGGGCGCGAAGGTGGTGAGTTCGCGATGGCTTCTTTCGAAGTCATCGCGCGACGCCTCGTCGGCGCGCCCACCTGCGGCGCTTTCTGTCTTCGGGCCCGTGCTTCCGTTGACAGGCAAGGGTAATGAAGCCCCACGGATCCGGCGGATTACGCCGCCTTCACCTGCCCCCGTGCAGCGAACTAACAAGTCGCAGAGCCTCGTAGTAGGCCCGGACGGGTCCCCGAAGCCTCCCGGACGACACGCTTGCGAGGCGCATCGCGCAGGACGCCGCGTCCGTTCGATTCCACCGGCACAGCGCCGGCGTCATCGAACCATCGTTCCGGACCGGTTGCCCGGCCCGTCGATCTGTCCCGCTTGTACGACGCCTCGCGAAGCGCCCCTCACGGACAGGACAGTGCGGACTATAATCATAATAGGAATGTTGTCAAGGCACGATCCGTCTCGTGTCTCGGACGCGCTGCGGCACGGAGTGCCGCTGCGCAGAGCCGGGACCCCGGTTCGCGGGCTCACAACACCTGCTGGTTATCGAGAAGAAACCGGGGTCCCGCATCTGCGGAGCAGCGCTGCGCGCTGCACCGCGTGCGGGACACGAAACTGAAGATCCCCCGCAAAGTCTCTCGCCTCCGTCATTCCGGGTTCGCGAGTGCGCTCGCGCCCCGGAATGACGAACGAGAAGTGAAGCGCGGCGCGCAGCGGATGGGCGGGCTAAGCGGGCGGGCGGGCGCTCATCGTCAGCAGATCGTAGCGGGCGACCGGCTCGTCGTACTGGTTGACCACCTCGACGTCCCAGCGCACTTCGCCGTATTCCGGACGGCGCGCCGAGGATTTCTGCTTCACCGTGAGCTTCACCTTGATGGTGTCGTCGGGGGACACCGGCTTGAGGAAGCGCAGATTGTCGAGGCCGTAATTGGCGAGCAGCGGACCCGGCGCCGGATCGACGAACAGGCCGGCCGCGAAGGCCAGGATCAGATAGCCGTGGGCGACGCGGCCCGGGAAGAACGGATTGGCCTTGGCCGCGGCCTCGTCCATATGGGCGTAGAAAGTGTCGCCGGTGAAATGCGCGAAGTGCTCGATATCGTCGAGCGTGATCGGACGGCTCGCGGTCTCGATGCTGTCGCCGATCGCCAGCTCGTCGTAATTCCGCTTGAACGGATGCACGGTGGCGGCCGGCGACGGCGCGCCGCGGCTCCACGTGCCGGTCAACGCCGCCAGCCGCCGCGGCGACGCCTGAATCGCGGTGCGCTGCATGTAGTGATGCACGCTGCGCATCCCGCCGAGTTCCTCGCCGCCGCCGGCCCGTCCCGGCCCGCCGTGCAGCAGCGCCGGCAACGGCGTGCCGTGTCCGGTCGACTCCGCGGCGCAATCGCGATCGACGATCAGCAGCCGCCCGTGCCAAGGCGCAATGCCGAGCGCGATCTGCTCCGCCACGACATTGTCGTAAGTGAACAGCGACGCGACCAGACTGCCCTCGCCGCGGCGAACCAGCTCGATCGCCTGATCGATGTCGTCATAGGCCAGCACGGTCGCGACCGGCCCGAACGCTTCGGTGTCGTGGACTCTTCGCGCCGACATCGGATCGCGGGCGCGCAGCAGGATCGGCGCCATGTAGGCGCCTTTGGTCGTGTCGATGCCGTCGCCCTCGCAGCGCTCCGGATCGCCCGACACGATCTCGGCCTCGGTCTGCAGCGTCGCGATCGCAGCGCGGACCGCTTCGCGCTGGTCGCGGCTGACCAGCGGCCCCATCGCCTTGTCGTCCTTGCGCGGATCGCCGAGCCTGACCTCGGCGAGCTTGTCCTTCAACGCCGCGATCACCGCGGTCTGCTGCGCGCGCGGCACCAGCACGCGGCGGATCGCGGTGCATTTCTGCCCGGCCTTCGCTGTCATCTCGCGCACCACCTCGCGAACGAACAGATCGAATTCCGGATCGGCCGGGGTGGCATCCGACCCGAGGAGCGCGGCGTTGAGCGAGTCGCGCTCGGCGACGAAGCGGATCGCATGACGCGCGACATTGGGATGCGCGTGCAGCTTCTCCGAGGTCTCGATCGAGCCGGTGAAGGCGATGACGTCCTGACCGGTCAGATGATCGAGCAGATCGCCGGTGCCGCCGCAGATCAGTTGCAGCGCGCCGGCCGGCAGCAGGCCGGATTCGTGGATCAGTTTCACCAGCGCCTCGGCCACATAGGCCGTCGCCGTCGCCGGCTTGGCGATCACCGGCACGCCGGCGAGCATCGCCGGCGCGAGCTTTTCCAGCAGGCCCCAGCACGGGAAGTTGAAGGCGTTGATATGCACGGCGACGCCGTGCAGCGGCGAGAGCAGATGCTGGCCGACGAAGCTGCCGCGCTTGCCGAGCTGCTCGACCTCGCCCTCGACGATGAAGCTGGTATCCGGCAATTCGCGACGGCCGCGCGAGGCGTAGGCGGCGAGCGTGACCAGCCCGCCGTCGATATCGACCGCATTGTCGCGGCGGTTGGCGCCGGTGTCGGCGGCGAGCGCGTACAGCGTCTCCTTGCGCTCGCCGAGATACGCGCCCAGCGCCTTCAACATGTCGGCGCGCCGATGAAAGCTCAGCTTGCGCAGCGCCGGCCCGCCGACTTCGCGCGCATGTCGCACGATCGCGGCAAAGTCGAGCCCGGCGCTGGAGGCGCGCGCCACCACGCGGCCGTCGATCGCGCTCGCGATCTCGACCAGGCCTTCGGCCGGCGTGACCCAGCGATCCTGCGCGAGGCTTTGCAGCGTGATGGTCATGATCCCTCCCGATTTGTTGTTCGGCCCTCGGCGCGATCGAGCGGTTTGACGCGCAGGGCGGCCGTTGACACGATGATTGCTTGGGCTAATAATTGACTGACCGATCGTTCAATTCAAGAGGCTTTCGAAGCCCGTGAACGGTGAGAGAAGATTGGGGAGAGAAACGTGAAGGACGACCTGATCGGCGGTCGCGGGCCGCGGCGCATCGCGGCGCCGGCTGGTTGCTGCGGAGTCGCGCGGTGACCGCAGCGCCCTCTCCCGCCCCGGCCGAATTGTCCCCCGACGACCTCGCGCGCGCCTGCGCGGACGCGATGTGGGCCAACGATCATGCCAGCAAGGCGCTCGGCATGGAGATCGTCGAGATCGGCCCGGGCTTCGCGACGCTGGCGATGACGATCACCACCGAGATGGTCAACGGCCACGGCATCGCCCATGGCGGCTTCATCTTCACGCTGGCCGACTCCGCCTTCGCCTATGCGTGCAACTCGCGCAACGAGAACACCGTGGCGGCGCAAGGCCAGATCAGCTTCATCCGGCCGAGCAAGCTCGGCGCGAAGCTGACCGCGAGCGCGCGCGAAATCACCCGCGCCGGACGCTCCGGCATCTACGACGTGCGCGTCAGTTCGGCCGGCACCGTGATCGCCGAATTCCGCGGCCATTCGCGCGCCATCGGCGGAACGCTGGTGCCGCCGCAATCCCCCGATCAACGCTGAGAGAGGATAGAGCGATGGCCGCGAGCATCCATCAGTTGAGAGCGTCTTCCGGCTACAGCGCCGAACTCGACGAGGCCGAACGCGCCTCGCGGGACGAGATCACGGCATTGCAGACCAGGCGGCTGGC
This genomic window contains:
- a CDS encoding GH1 family beta-glucosidase → MDKLAPPANEPMLGLPSLSHVRPDFIWGASTASFQIEGAANEDGRGQSVWDTYCRTGQVANNDTGDVACDHYHRYKEDVALMKALGLQAYRFSVAWPRVLPQGTGAVNEAGLAFYDRLIDELEAAGIEPWLCLYHWDLPQALEDRGGWLNRDIVDWFADYARLIGQRYGRRVKRFVTFNEPGIFSLFARSFGARDRSADDKLHRWIHHVNLAHGAAVDVLRQTVANAEIGLVTNYQPIYPSTDKPEDIAEAALIGDYWNRAFADPQYLGEYPSLIRDAIAPHVRPGDMERIHRPLDWFGLNHYSPVYINSDPNAIIGLGWGAKPDDIPRTPIDWTIEPDAFRDTLIEVSRRYGKPVYVTENGYGSNIEKPDDKGAVIDPGRIAFLRDYISGLDAAIAAGADVRGYFVWSLLDNFEWESGYGVRFGLIFIDYATQRRIPKSSFRWYADVIRQARGGTTT
- the paaI gene encoding hydroxyphenylacetyl-CoA thioesterase PaaI, with protein sequence MWANDHASKALGMEIVEIGPGFATLAMTITTEMVNGHGIAHGGFIFTLADSAFAYACNSRNENTVAAQGQISFIRPSKLGAKLTASAREITRAGRSGIYDVRVSSAGTVIAEFRGHSRAIGGTLVPPQSPDQR
- a CDS encoding cytochrome P450 → MTERAPVTDWASDFDHTDPRWTENPYPIWDELRAASPVVHTDRFLGVYMPTTFAAVKEISYDTDHFSSRRIIVRNSRPEPVQSSPPITSDPPEHKPAKRLLLPPFTPDAVARLEPRVRSICNELIDGFIADGRCDAAKAYNKHIPVKTICHMLGIPETDSDQFIQWIHEILELGIHDDATLMKALQEMSVYFAGHIAARKNKPSDDLITTLMNARDADGRPLSDIHVLGSLRLLLIAGIDTTWSAIGAALWHLAAHPEDRARLIAEPELMPTAIEEFLRAYAPVTMAREVMKETTIAGCPVKPGNMVLLSFPAANRDPDVFPEADRVKIDRKENPHVAFGLGIHRCVGSNLARMEMTVAIEQWLKRIPEFTLDPTEPVRWSEGTVRGPRQLPLLFGRPDRSA
- a CDS encoding ferredoxin — translated: MSEILTIHVDQDKCQGHARCKALAPELFDLDDYGNAHEKGDGVVPADLIDKAWLAKSNCPENAIDITED
- a CDS encoding SbmA/BacA-like family transporter; protein product: MGLFSHNDSNGHNLSGFWQLSHRFWLSGTPRVTGLIALLITVVLAQLTMQFYLNLWNRHFFDALERRDGAELWTQTFVFLALACTSICLAATSVWARMTGQRHWRESMTRSILAKWSLKRHDEPMNGHDHGAENPEYRLAEDVRVATDAPVDLILAFLSSVLTALTFFSVLWSVGGSIVVSPFGSRLEIPGYLVLGVIAYSTLMTALMLWFGRRMTSISEQRNQNEAEFRAAAEVLRGCQPATEADEAGWMERLERRLQAVLRSWRDLCWQLVDMTLVSHGNFLFAPVVAYFLCFPKYLSGAMSLGEVTQSAAAFVTVQGAVNWLVDNYQRLADWRSSANRVAALLAAIDRMPDDSPASVEAAEPLPR
- a CDS encoding amidase is translated as MAAHHELIQATACRIVDQLRSGEVTPLDLLDALEQRISEVDGAVNALPTLCFDRARARAAELMKKPQSERGVLAGLPVPIKDLTAVEGVLTTQGSPIFKDHVPTRSDLMVEHLEASGGVVYAKSNTPEFGAGANTFNEVFGATRNPWDLSRSAAGSSGGAAAALASGTAWLAHGSDMGGSLRNPASFCGVVGLRPSFGRVAHTPAAKIDRNLGVQGPMARNVEDVALLLDAMSGEHAADPLSLPAPASSFLAAARSRAKPLRVAFSPDLGITPVDPEVAAITRKAAERFAEAGVIVEQAQPDLSEAHECFHVLRAFDFAISKAELLRTKRDLLKPEVIWNIEQGLALGVDDLAKAEAQRVAMAARTVAFFETYDLLLCPATITAPFPVEQRYLAECNGHKFDNYVEWLGIVYAITLVCCPALSLPCGFTSTGLPVGLQMIARPRNEAGLLAGAAVLEDVLGLRGSTPIDPRPAPASL
- the paaZ gene encoding phenylacetic acid degradation bifunctional protein PaaZ, whose product is MTITLQSLAQDRWVTPAEGLVEIASAIDGRVVARASSAGLDFAAIVRHAREVGGPALRKLSFHRRADMLKALGAYLGERKETLYALAADTGANRRDNAVDIDGGLVTLAAYASRGRRELPDTSFIVEGEVEQLGKRGSFVGQHLLSPLHGVAVHINAFNFPCWGLLEKLAPAMLAGVPVIAKPATATAYVAEALVKLIHESGLLPAGALQLICGGTGDLLDHLTGQDVIAFTGSIETSEKLHAHPNVARHAIRFVAERDSLNAALLGSDATPADPEFDLFVREVVREMTAKAGQKCTAIRRVLVPRAQQTAVIAALKDKLAEVRLGDPRKDDKAMGPLVSRDQREAVRAAIATLQTEAEIVSGDPERCEGDGIDTTKGAYMAPILLRARDPMSARRVHDTEAFGPVATVLAYDDIDQAIELVRRGEGSLVASLFTYDNVVAEQIALGIAPWHGRLLIVDRDCAAESTGHGTPLPALLHGGPGRAGGGEELGGMRSVHHYMQRTAIQASPRRLAALTGTWSRGAPSPAATVHPFKRNYDELAIGDSIETASRPITLDDIEHFAHFTGDTFYAHMDEAAAKANPFFPGRVAHGYLILAFAAGLFVDPAPGPLLANYGLDNLRFLKPVSPDDTIKVKLTVKQKSSARRPEYGEVRWDVEVVNQYDEPVARYDLLTMSARPPA